Proteins found in one Thalassomonas actiniarum genomic segment:
- a CDS encoding protein-disulfide reductase DsbD, whose translation MKQLAISLLLLLTSLSFYSQEVSAQSSIFDTSASSLFSNDDEFLKVEEAFVFDFFQKDDKLQVSFNIADGYYLYRHQFKFSADNATFTAPELPEGIEHEDEFFGITQIFTEPLNFTFDIGEAADSANITIRYQGCAEKGLCYPPTKQVVPLAYVKSKLNGDGNNSTSSQAVLSALTPEKNTPAKTQEQASSNNSEQYQLADMLKGDNLWLTLAAFFVGGLLLSFTPCVFPMYPILTGIIVGQGDKLTNKNAFTLSFAYVQGMAVTYTLLGIVVALAGAQFQAMFQHPYVLIGLSVLFIFLALSMFGVFNLALPSSWQNKLNNLSNQQKGGSTFGVMAMGAISALVASPCTTAPLTGALLYISQTGDITLGASALYALSLGMGLPLLVLGSSGGKLLPKAGNWMTVIKNIFGLLLLAVPVFLLERLIPEMATQLLWATLILISASYFYVINRDTTPGFWFGVRSLAIFLALFVGANKAYQLIYPQHNTTYLAHVEEPEFTRVQTLSELNQLVMEANGQGKTVMVDLYADWCIACKEFEKYTFPKPEVQNALANTLKVQIDLTDTGTDTSIELMEHFNVFGLPSILFFDLEGNELSQQRITGFMEAVDFAEHVNSIFNS comes from the coding sequence ATGAAACAGCTAGCTATTTCCCTGTTATTACTGCTGACCAGCCTGTCTTTTTACAGCCAGGAGGTTAGCGCACAATCTTCCATCTTTGATACCTCAGCATCATCGCTATTCAGTAACGATGACGAGTTCCTGAAAGTGGAAGAGGCCTTTGTTTTCGATTTTTTCCAAAAAGATGACAAATTACAAGTTAGCTTCAACATTGCCGATGGCTATTATTTATACCGTCACCAGTTTAAGTTCTCCGCCGACAATGCCACATTCACCGCACCGGAATTGCCCGAGGGCATAGAGCACGAAGACGAATTTTTCGGTATCACCCAGATATTTACCGAACCGCTTAATTTTACCTTTGATATTGGGGAAGCAGCCGACAGCGCCAATATCACCATACGTTACCAGGGCTGCGCTGAAAAAGGCTTATGTTATCCACCCACCAAGCAGGTGGTGCCGCTTGCCTACGTCAAAAGCAAACTCAATGGCGACGGCAATAACAGTACTTCCTCACAGGCAGTCTTATCTGCGCTGACACCAGAGAAAAACACCCCGGCAAAAACTCAAGAGCAGGCGAGCAGCAATAACAGCGAGCAATACCAACTGGCCGATATGCTTAAGGGAGATAACCTCTGGCTGACCCTGGCGGCCTTTTTTGTCGGCGGCCTGCTGCTCTCTTTCACTCCTTGCGTTTTCCCTATGTATCCGATTTTAACCGGTATCATAGTGGGCCAGGGTGACAAACTTACCAACAAAAATGCCTTTACCTTATCTTTTGCTTACGTCCAGGGCATGGCGGTCACTTATACCCTGCTGGGCATAGTAGTGGCGCTGGCAGGGGCGCAATTCCAGGCCATGTTCCAGCATCCTTATGTGCTGATCGGCTTAAGCGTGCTCTTTATTTTCCTGGCGCTGTCCATGTTCGGCGTGTTTAATTTGGCCCTGCCCAGCAGCTGGCAAAATAAACTCAACAATTTAAGCAACCAACAAAAAGGCGGTTCTACTTTTGGCGTGATGGCCATGGGGGCGATATCGGCGTTAGTGGCTTCTCCCTGCACCACAGCACCGCTGACCGGCGCCCTGCTGTATATTTCCCAGACAGGTGATATCACCTTAGGTGCTTCCGCCTTATATGCCTTAAGTTTGGGCATGGGTCTGCCTTTATTGGTCCTTGGCAGCTCAGGCGGAAAACTGTTACCTAAAGCCGGTAACTGGATGACAGTGATCAAAAACATTTTTGGCCTGCTGCTGCTCGCTGTACCGGTATTCCTGTTAGAGCGCCTGATCCCGGAAATGGCCACCCAGTTATTATGGGCGACGCTGATCCTGATAAGCGCCAGTTATTTTTATGTCATCAACCGTGACACCACCCCGGGATTCTGGTTTGGCGTGCGCAGTCTGGCGATCTTTCTTGCCCTGTTTGTCGGTGCCAACAAGGCCTATCAGCTTATTTACCCGCAACATAACACCACCTATTTGGCCCACGTAGAAGAGCCTGAATTTACCCGGGTACAAACCCTCAGCGAACTCAACCAGCTAGTAATGGAGGCAAACGGCCAGGGAAAAACCGTGATGGTCGACCTTTATGCCGACTGGTGTATTGCCTGTAAGGAGTTTGAGAAATACACTTTCCCCAAACCGGAAGTCCAGAATGCCCTGGCCAACACCCTCAAGGTACAAATAGACCTGACGGATACGGGTACGGATACCAGCATAGAATTGATGGAGCATTTTAATGTCTTTGGCTTGCCTTCTATTTTGTTCTTTGACTTAGAAGGCAATGAATTAAGCCAGCAAAGGATCACTGGTTTTATGGAAGCCGTAGATTTTGCCGAACACGTCAACAGCATTTTTAATAGCTAA
- a CDS encoding putative bifunctional diguanylate cyclase/phosphodiesterase — MKKQFISVPTKLLILIIGTLLLVTSGFACLSLLRLQNEFKQFQTTALQHGQVQFYLQSNILQRQLRIWLESFSGIARLYRQDDFKKLALNLGRQFEILQMQLNVENVWLVKESGQELYGTGVLPSDIKDKISATLKLQHPHNDVLCDQLCLQLITIPVFNKQGELAVIAITASLVDMLFAIGQSLENEVAIVSYPRQGKPQVQQASIISSSNRELINILLYGEQGRQLVSQVSNTGLQAEVEQLSYLVNFLSLSENQQRVFFLVLIHDMTPFTLKHDEDRRQFLWSVSIIFFTLAMLVFYITGPFSQRLLALSDALPLLARKHFAEFRQVEFRRMRLFSDELDVLSDAALELSFELEQLDQNIEQKARELENIAMYDLLTGLPSRNMLNHKLNKAVAMIEKHHGGLAVLFLDLDNFKKVNVSYGHDEGDRLLIEAANRIRLALRKDDLACRFGGDEFVIVLGELKNEQQAVEIAEQVLKQFKQPIRLDASIFYISSSIGIAYTEDPKAKAEQLISFADIAMYEAKKDGGGQYHVHHSEMYQRIARHVFLEGEVRQALEKKQFSLSLQPQLETKSRKLYGFEVLLRWHHPKRGLIPPDDFIPILENSAYMLELSYWVLRRSFELLLEIQKLGLTQVRMAVNLSAGQFVDPKLPDYLQALLAEFSVSARHFELELTEQTLVKDINVAIEVMSALRELGFSFAIDDFGTGYSSLAYLKKMPVDVIKIDKSFVFGMLENNADYQIIISTIAMVKNLGLQVVAEGVETGAQLQALTQHDCDYIQGYYFSRPVPEVELADFIHEKIIDGFWLPKKP, encoded by the coding sequence ATGAAAAAGCAGTTTATCAGTGTACCCACTAAATTACTGATCCTGATCATCGGGACCTTGCTGCTGGTGACCAGTGGTTTTGCTTGCCTCTCGCTGTTGCGTTTGCAGAATGAATTTAAACAATTTCAAACAACGGCGTTGCAACACGGCCAGGTACAGTTTTATTTGCAAAGTAATATTTTGCAGCGTCAGTTAAGGATTTGGTTGGAGTCTTTTTCCGGCATTGCCCGCCTCTATCGGCAGGATGATTTTAAAAAGCTGGCCTTAAATCTTGGCAGGCAATTTGAAATTCTACAAATGCAGCTGAATGTAGAAAATGTTTGGCTGGTGAAGGAAAGCGGCCAGGAATTATACGGTACCGGGGTGTTACCTTCGGATATTAAAGATAAAATCTCCGCAACATTAAAATTGCAGCACCCCCATAATGACGTGCTGTGCGATCAGCTTTGTTTGCAGTTAATCACTATCCCGGTATTTAATAAGCAGGGGGAGCTGGCGGTGATTGCCATTACCGCCTCACTGGTGGATATGTTATTTGCCATAGGTCAGTCACTGGAAAATGAAGTCGCTATTGTCAGTTATCCCCGCCAGGGTAAACCCCAGGTGCAACAGGCCAGTATTATTTCTTCCTCTAACAGGGAGCTGATTAATATTTTGCTTTACGGCGAGCAGGGCAGGCAGCTGGTTTCTCAGGTGAGTAATACCGGCTTGCAGGCAGAGGTTGAACAACTGAGTTATTTAGTCAACTTTCTTTCCTTGTCCGAGAATCAGCAGCGGGTATTTTTCCTGGTATTGATCCATGATATGACCCCATTCACTTTAAAGCATGACGAGGATCGGCGGCAGTTTTTATGGTCTGTGAGTATCATATTCTTCACCCTGGCGATGCTGGTATTTTATATCACGGGGCCTTTTTCCCAGCGGTTATTGGCCTTGTCCGATGCCTTGCCTTTGCTGGCGCGAAAACATTTTGCCGAATTTCGGCAGGTAGAATTTCGCCGTATGCGTCTGTTTTCCGATGAACTCGATGTCTTGTCCGATGCCGCCTTAGAGCTGAGTTTCGAACTGGAACAGTTGGATCAAAATATCGAACAAAAGGCACGCGAGCTGGAAAACATCGCCATGTATGATTTGCTGACCGGTTTGCCGAGCCGTAACATGCTCAATCATAAGCTGAATAAGGCGGTTGCAATGATCGAAAAGCACCATGGCGGCCTGGCGGTACTCTTTCTTGATTTAGACAATTTTAAAAAGGTGAATGTCAGTTACGGTCATGATGAAGGAGATCGTTTATTGATCGAGGCGGCTAACCGTATTCGCTTAGCCTTGCGAAAAGATGATCTGGCCTGTCGCTTTGGCGGTGATGAGTTTGTGATCGTATTGGGGGAGCTCAAAAATGAACAGCAGGCGGTTGAGATTGCCGAACAGGTACTCAAACAGTTTAAACAACCTATCCGGCTTGATGCCAGTATTTTCTATATTTCCAGCAGCATAGGCATAGCCTATACCGAAGATCCCAAGGCCAAGGCGGAGCAGTTGATCAGTTTCGCCGACATCGCCATGTATGAGGCAAAAAAAGACGGCGGCGGCCAATACCATGTACACCACAGTGAAATGTATCAACGTATCGCCCGTCATGTTTTTCTCGAGGGGGAAGTCAGGCAGGCGCTGGAAAAAAAGCAGTTTAGCTTAAGCCTGCAGCCGCAGCTGGAAACGAAAAGCCGTAAGTTATACGGTTTTGAAGTTTTGTTGCGCTGGCACCACCCCAAAAGAGGCCTGATCCCCCCGGATGACTTTATTCCTATCCTGGAAAATTCCGCCTATATGCTCGAGCTCAGCTACTGGGTGCTCAGGCGTAGTTTTGAACTGCTGCTGGAGATCCAAAAGCTTGGTTTAACCCAGGTACGTATGGCGGTGAATTTATCCGCCGGCCAGTTTGTCGATCCTAAGTTGCCGGATTATCTCCAGGCTTTATTGGCGGAGTTTTCCGTATCAGCCCGCCATTTTGAACTGGAATTAACCGAGCAAACCCTGGTAAAAGATATCAATGTTGCGATAGAGGTGATGTCGGCCCTGAGGGAGCTAGGTTTTAGCTTTGCTATTGATGATTTTGGCACAGGTTATTCTTCTTTGGCTTACTTAAAAAAAATGCCGGTGGACGTGATCAAAATCGACAAAAGCTTTGTTTTTGGCATGTTGGAAAATAATGCCGACTACCAGATTATTATCTCTACCATAGCCATGGTGAAAAATTTAGGTTTACAGGTGGTGGCGGAGGGGGTGGAAACCGGTGCTCAGCTACAAGCTTTAACTCAGCACGATTGCGATTATATCCAGGGGTACTACTTTTCCAGGCCGGTACCGGAAGTGGAGCTGGCGGACTTTATCCATGAAAAAATCATTGATGGCTTCTGGCTGCCGAAGAAACCTTAA
- the aroQ gene encoding type II 3-dehydroquinate dehydratase, with protein MTAKFKILVLNGPNLNMLGKREPQIYGAQTLTDIIEELSSKARALDISLSHVQSNAEHTLIDAIHQGFGEIDFIIINPAAFTHTSVALRDALLSVAIPFIEVHLSNVHARESFRHHSYFSDIATGVICGLGAKGYEYALDAAHQHLKSKNN; from the coding sequence ATGACTGCCAAGTTTAAAATTTTAGTGCTAAATGGCCCGAATTTAAATATGTTGGGAAAACGTGAACCGCAGATATACGGGGCACAAACCTTAACAGATATTATCGAAGAGCTTAGCAGCAAGGCCCGGGCTTTGGATATCAGCCTCAGCCATGTACAGTCAAATGCCGAACACACCTTGATTGATGCTATCCACCAGGGATTTGGTGAAATCGACTTTATTATTATCAACCCTGCGGCTTTTACCCATACCAGCGTTGCCCTGCGTGACGCGTTATTATCTGTCGCCATCCCTTTTATCGAAGTGCATTTATCCAATGTCCATGCGAGAGAGAGCTTCAGACATCATTCCTATTTCTCAGATATCGCCACCGGGGTTATTTGCGGCTTAGGAGCCAAGGGCTATGAGTATGCACTTGATGCCGCTCATCAACACTTAAAGTCCAAGAACAACTAA
- the accB gene encoding acetyl-CoA carboxylase biotin carboxyl carrier protein yields the protein MDIRKIKKLIELVEESNINELEISEGEESVRISCGNAATATVVQAAPAMMPAAAPAPVAAPAAPAEQAAPALSGHVVRSPMVGTFYSASSPDSPAFVEVGQHVNAGDTLCIVEAMKMMNQIEADKSGVIKEILAQNEDAIEFDQPLFIIE from the coding sequence ATGGATATCAGAAAAATAAAAAAACTCATTGAGCTTGTTGAAGAGTCTAACATCAATGAATTAGAAATTTCCGAAGGTGAAGAGTCGGTACGTATCAGCTGCGGCAATGCCGCTACCGCAACCGTAGTCCAAGCGGCTCCTGCCATGATGCCGGCCGCGGCACCTGCGCCTGTTGCCGCACCTGCAGCACCAGCCGAACAGGCAGCACCGGCCCTTAGCGGCCATGTTGTGCGCTCTCCTATGGTAGGCACTTTCTACTCGGCCTCTTCACCGGATTCCCCGGCATTTGTAGAAGTGGGTCAGCATGTCAATGCCGGCGATACCTTATGTATCGTTGAAGCAATGAAAATGATGAACCAGATCGAAGCCGACAAATCAGGTGTAATCAAAGAAATTCTTGCACAAAACGAAGATGCTATCGAATTCGATCAACCGCTATTCATCATTGAATAA
- the accC gene encoding acetyl-CoA carboxylase biotin carboxylase subunit, whose protein sequence is MLDKVVIANRGEIALRILRACKELGIKTVAIHSTADKNLKHVLLADETICIGKASALESYLNVPAIITAAEVTNAVAIHPGYGFLAENADFAEQVETSGFTFIGPKADSIRLMGDKVSAIKAMKSAGVPCVPGSDGPLTDDEETNLAHAKRIGYPVIIKASGGGGGRGMRVVREEQELIESIALTKSEARSTFNNDMVYMEKFLENPRHVEIQVLADGQGGAIHLGERDCSMQRRHQKVVEEAPAPGITPEMRKQIGERCCRACIEINYRGAGTFEFLYENGEFYFIEMNTRIQVEHPVTEMITGVDLIKEQLRIAAGQPLSYTQEDIKVSGHSIECRINAEDPRSFIPSPGKITRFHPPGGLGVRWDSHIYADYSVPPHYDSMIGKLITYGDNRDVAIARMRNALNELVVDGIKTNIALHQDILNDQGFVNGGANIHYLEKKLAESES, encoded by the coding sequence ATGTTAGATAAAGTTGTTATCGCCAACCGTGGCGAAATTGCACTGAGAATATTGCGCGCTTGTAAAGAATTGGGCATCAAAACCGTTGCCATTCATTCTACCGCCGATAAGAATTTAAAGCATGTTTTGCTGGCAGATGAAACCATTTGTATCGGTAAAGCCTCTGCACTTGAAAGCTACCTGAATGTGCCGGCCATTATCACCGCTGCCGAAGTCACTAATGCGGTTGCCATTCACCCCGGTTATGGCTTCTTGGCGGAAAATGCCGATTTTGCCGAGCAGGTGGAAACCTCAGGTTTTACCTTTATCGGCCCGAAAGCTGACAGCATTCGCTTAATGGGTGATAAGGTTTCGGCGATCAAGGCAATGAAATCTGCCGGCGTACCTTGCGTACCGGGTTCAGACGGCCCGTTAACCGACGATGAAGAAACCAACCTGGCCCATGCCAAGCGCATCGGTTACCCGGTGATCATCAAGGCCTCCGGTGGCGGCGGCGGTCGCGGTATGCGCGTGGTCCGTGAAGAGCAGGAGCTGATTGAATCTATCGCCCTGACCAAGTCAGAAGCCAGATCGACCTTTAATAACGATATGGTTTATATGGAGAAATTCCTGGAAAACCCACGTCACGTGGAAATCCAGGTATTAGCCGACGGCCAGGGCGGCGCCATTCATTTAGGTGAGCGCGACTGTTCCATGCAGCGTCGCCATCAAAAAGTGGTAGAAGAAGCACCGGCTCCGGGCATTACCCCGGAAATGCGTAAGCAAATCGGTGAAAGATGCTGCCGCGCCTGTATCGAAATCAACTACCGCGGCGCCGGTACGTTTGAGTTCTTATATGAGAACGGCGAGTTCTATTTCATTGAAATGAACACCCGTATCCAGGTTGAGCACCCGGTAACGGAAATGATCACCGGTGTCGACTTAATCAAAGAGCAATTGCGCATCGCTGCAGGCCAGCCGTTATCCTACACCCAGGAAGATATCAAGGTCAGCGGCCACTCGATCGAATGTCGGATCAATGCCGAAGATCCCCGCAGCTTTATCCCCTCACCGGGTAAAATCACCCGCTTCCACCCGCCGGGTGGCTTAGGGGTTCGCTGGGATTCGCATATCTATGCCGACTACTCGGTACCGCCGCATTATGATTCTATGATCGGTAAGTTAATCACCTATGGTGATAACCGGGATGTTGCCATTGCCCGTATGCGCAATGCCTTGAATGAATTGGTGGTTGACGGTATCAAAACCAATATCGCCCTGCACCAGGATATCTTAAACGA